The following coding sequences lie in one Caproicibacterium argilliputei genomic window:
- a CDS encoding phospho-sugar mutase, which translates to MTEYQRWLSHSLADADLTKELQAIEKQPEEINDRFYRSLSFGTAGLRGVLGAGTNRMNVYTVGQATQGLANYLNKHASGRRPSVAIAYDSRIKSDIFAKESAAVLAANGITAHLYPWLSPTPTLSFAVRYLHCDAGINVTASHNPAKYNGYKVYGSDGCQITAQMAADVQSEIDHTDLFADIRRMAYEQAVQQGLIVTIPDKVQNAFLDAVFAERILQVPCDNLHVVYTPLNGTGRVCCTRMMQRLGVQQVDVVPEQEWPDGNFPTCPFPNPEIKEALQKGLELCQKTGADLLIATDPDCDRCGIAVKDGADFRLMSGNEVGVLLLDFIASAKKEQGRLPKVPVGVTTIVSTDMADAVAETYGIEMHRVLTGFKYIGDQIALLEEKGEEERFLLGFEESYGYLSGGYVRDKDAVDATMLICEMASWYKAKGMTLADAIEALYKKYGYYRNGLLNFGFEGEDGMLQMQQIMDGLRKQAPAEIAGFRVSGWSDYERSVRCDGGRESTIALPKSNVLEYRLENGCKVIVRPSGTEPKIKVYLSAKGKDEAESIRLIAQLSEGGKTLLGK; encoded by the coding sequence ATGACAGAATATCAGAGATGGCTTTCACACAGTTTGGCAGATGCGGATCTGACAAAAGAATTGCAGGCGATTGAGAAGCAGCCGGAAGAAATCAACGACCGCTTCTATCGCAGCCTTTCCTTTGGCACAGCGGGTCTGCGCGGTGTCCTCGGCGCAGGCACCAACCGGATGAACGTTTACACAGTCGGACAGGCCACACAGGGGCTTGCTAATTATCTCAACAAGCACGCTTCCGGCCGCCGACCCAGCGTGGCGATTGCGTACGACAGCCGCATCAAGTCAGATATCTTTGCGAAAGAAAGCGCCGCGGTGCTTGCCGCAAACGGCATTACCGCGCACCTGTACCCGTGGCTTTCTCCGACGCCGACGCTTTCCTTTGCTGTGCGGTACCTGCACTGTGACGCGGGCATTAATGTGACCGCAAGCCACAACCCTGCCAAGTACAATGGCTACAAGGTTTATGGCAGCGACGGCTGCCAGATTACGGCGCAGATGGCGGCGGACGTGCAGAGCGAGATTGACCATACCGACCTGTTTGCGGATATCCGCCGCATGGCGTATGAGCAGGCAGTGCAGCAGGGGCTGATTGTCACCATTCCCGACAAGGTGCAGAACGCGTTTCTGGACGCGGTGTTTGCCGAGCGGATTCTGCAGGTACCCTGTGACAACCTCCATGTGGTTTATACACCGCTCAACGGCACAGGCCGTGTCTGCTGCACCCGCATGATGCAGCGGCTGGGTGTGCAGCAGGTGGATGTTGTGCCAGAGCAAGAGTGGCCGGACGGCAATTTCCCGACCTGCCCGTTCCCGAATCCGGAAATCAAGGAGGCACTGCAAAAGGGACTGGAACTGTGCCAGAAAACCGGTGCAGACCTGCTGATTGCAACCGACCCGGACTGCGACCGCTGCGGCATTGCGGTGAAGGATGGAGCAGACTTTCGCTTGATGTCCGGCAATGAAGTGGGCGTGCTGCTGCTGGACTTCATCGCCAGCGCGAAAAAAGAGCAGGGTCGTCTGCCGAAAGTGCCGGTGGGCGTTACCACCATTGTCAGCACCGATATGGCGGATGCTGTGGCAGAAACCTACGGCATAGAAATGCACCGCGTGCTGACCGGCTTTAAGTACATCGGCGACCAGATTGCTTTGCTGGAGGAGAAAGGCGAGGAGGAGCGGTTCCTGCTTGGTTTTGAGGAAAGCTACGGCTATCTTTCCGGCGGCTATGTGCGCGACAAGGATGCGGTGGATGCCACCATGCTAATTTGCGAGATGGCAAGTTGGTACAAAGCCAAAGGCATGACGCTGGCGGACGCCATAGAGGCGCTGTACAAAAAGTACGGGTACTACCGCAACGGTCTGCTGAATTTTGGCTTCGAAGGGGAAGACGGGATGCTGCAGATGCAGCAGATTATGGATGGTCTGCGCAAGCAGGCTCCTGCAGAGATTGCCGGCTTCCGGGTTTCGGGCTGGAGTGATTATGAGCGCAGCGTGCGCTGCGACGGTGGACGTGAAAGCACCATCGCCCTGCCGAAATCCAACGTGCTGGAGTATCGTCTGGAAAATGGCTGTAAGGTCATTGTGCGCCCCTCCGGCACAGAGCCGAAAATTAAGGTGTACCTTTCCGCGAAAGGAAAGGATGAGGCGGAAAGTATCCGCCTGATTGCGCAGCTTTCAGAAGGCGGAAAGACCCTGTTGGGAAAATAA
- a CDS encoding metallophosphoesterase, whose protein sequence is MRVLVVSDTHHDRAALDRAIVQQPSAEVVVHLGDGEQEALEAQRAFPEKQFYMVRGNCDWGSRLPAHRLLTLAGKKLLLTHGYAENVKYGLSEAVRLAQERGADILLFGHTHEALMDYENGLYILNPGSLHGWGGTYGFVDLTEAGIATNIVPIR, encoded by the coding sequence ATGCGAGTATTGGTAGTGTCAGACACGCACCACGACCGGGCAGCGCTTGACCGGGCGATTGTGCAGCAGCCGTCTGCGGAAGTGGTTGTGCATCTGGGGGACGGCGAGCAGGAGGCGCTGGAAGCGCAGCGGGCATTTCCGGAAAAGCAGTTTTACATGGTGCGCGGAAACTGCGACTGGGGCAGCCGGCTGCCCGCGCACAGGCTGCTGACGCTGGCAGGCAAAAAGCTGCTGCTGACGCACGGCTACGCGGAAAACGTGAAGTACGGTTTGAGCGAGGCGGTTCGTCTGGCACAGGAGCGCGGCGCGGACATCCTTCTGTTTGGGCATACGCATGAGGCGCTCATGGATTATGAGAACGGCCTGTACATTCTGAATCCCGGTTCGCTGCATGGCTGGGGGGGAACTTACGGCTTTGTAGACTTGACCGAGGCGGGTATTGCAACAAATATTGTACCGATTCGATAA
- a CDS encoding glutamate-5-semialdehyde dehydrogenase, translating into MTLTEMGKAAKQAAAVLAQAGPKKDMALRAIAKTLEDHQEKLLAANAADLAAAEKAGMRPALLDRLRLTPERITGMAKGVREVAAQEDPIGQVIEGGVRPNGLEIRRVRVPIGVIGIIFEARPNVAADAAALCLKAGNAVLLRGGKEAIESNRACVELMRAAVASAGLPQDSIQLVQDTSRASAAEMMGLTGYLDVLIPRGGRGLIQSVVENARVPVIQTGAGNCHVYVDESADIAMAADIIDNAKTSRPSVCNAIETILIHRNIAEKALPVIGARLLKKKVELRGCAVTREILGNCVVPATEADWDTEYDDLILAVKVVDSMEDALRHIAQYSTGHSECIVTRSYENARRFQQEVDSAAVYVNASTRFTDGGEFGLGAEIGISTQKLHARGPMGVRQLTSSKFLVLGSGQVR; encoded by the coding sequence ATGACGCTTACAGAAATGGGAAAGGCCGCAAAGCAGGCGGCCGCGGTACTGGCGCAGGCAGGCCCCAAAAAGGACATGGCTCTGCGTGCGATTGCAAAGACTTTGGAAGACCATCAGGAGAAGTTGCTGGCAGCCAATGCGGCTGACCTGGCGGCTGCAGAGAAAGCGGGAATGCGGCCGGCGCTGCTCGACCGCCTCCGTTTAACACCGGAGCGCATTACCGGTATGGCGAAAGGGGTGCGCGAAGTTGCCGCGCAGGAGGACCCTATTGGGCAGGTCATAGAAGGCGGCGTGCGCCCCAATGGGCTTGAAATTCGCCGCGTGCGGGTGCCCATCGGGGTTATCGGCATTATTTTTGAGGCGCGGCCCAATGTCGCCGCAGACGCTGCCGCCCTTTGCCTGAAAGCCGGGAACGCTGTGCTTCTGCGCGGCGGCAAGGAAGCGATTGAAAGCAACCGCGCCTGCGTAGAATTGATGCGTGCGGCGGTTGCTTCTGCCGGACTGCCGCAGGACAGTATTCAGTTGGTGCAGGACACCAGCCGCGCTTCCGCGGCAGAGATGATGGGGCTGACCGGCTATCTGGACGTACTGATTCCGCGTGGCGGACGCGGTCTGATTCAGAGTGTTGTTGAAAATGCCCGCGTGCCGGTCATCCAGACCGGTGCGGGCAACTGCCATGTCTATGTGGATGAAAGCGCGGATATTGCCATGGCGGCGGATATTATCGACAACGCGAAAACCAGCCGCCCCAGTGTCTGCAACGCGATTGAAACCATTTTGATACATCGGAACATCGCAGAAAAAGCCCTGCCCGTCATCGGGGCAAGGCTTCTGAAAAAAAAGGTGGAGCTGCGTGGCTGCGCGGTTACCCGGGAAATACTGGGCAACTGCGTGGTGCCGGCAACGGAAGCAGACTGGGATACCGAATATGATGATTTGATTTTGGCGGTCAAAGTGGTGGACAGCATGGAGGATGCGCTGCGGCACATTGCGCAGTACAGCACCGGCCACAGCGAATGCATTGTGACCCGCAGCTACGAAAACGCGCGCCGGTTTCAGCAGGAGGTAGATAGCGCGGCGGTTTATGTGAATGCATCCACACGCTTTACTGACGGCGGCGAGTTTGGTCTGGGCGCGGAAATCGGCATCAGCACGCAAAAACTGCACGCCCGCGGGCCGATGGGGGTGCGCCAGCTGACCAGCAGCAAGTTTTTGGTGCTGGGCAGCGGGCAGGTGCGCTAA
- the proB gene encoding glutamate 5-kinase: MSQITQAKRVVVKVGTSTLTYETGRLNLRRLEELCKVLCGLQNEGREVVLVTSGAVGVGMGKLGLHRHPEEIEKRQAVAAVGQCELMFMYDKFFGEYNHTVAQVLLTKDVVQDTVTKRNVENTFLTLLNCGIIPVVNENDSVATDELAGRNFGDNDTLSATVAALTQADLLVILTDIDGLYSSDPHKDPQAKRIPYVYGITEETRALAGGAGSARGTGGMATKVAAASIANKAGIPCVVMSGANPRDLYDLFDGTILGTTFLPKGIKE, translated from the coding sequence ATGTCACAAATCACACAGGCGAAGCGCGTGGTGGTGAAGGTGGGAACCAGCACACTGACCTATGAAACCGGCAGGCTGAACCTGCGCCGTCTGGAGGAACTCTGCAAGGTTCTGTGCGGCCTGCAGAACGAGGGGCGCGAGGTGGTGCTGGTGACCAGCGGCGCGGTTGGCGTCGGTATGGGCAAGCTGGGGCTGCACCGGCATCCGGAAGAAATCGAAAAACGGCAGGCGGTGGCGGCGGTCGGCCAGTGTGAACTGATGTTTATGTACGATAAATTTTTTGGCGAGTACAACCACACAGTTGCGCAGGTGCTGCTCACCAAGGATGTCGTGCAAGATACCGTGACCAAGCGCAACGTGGAAAATACATTTTTAACGCTTTTAAACTGCGGTATTATTCCGGTGGTAAACGAAAATGACTCCGTTGCTACCGATGAGCTGGCAGGCAGAAACTTTGGGGACAACGACACGCTTTCTGCCACAGTGGCGGCTTTGACGCAGGCAGACCTGCTCGTGATACTGACAGATATCGACGGTCTGTACAGCAGCGACCCGCACAAAGACCCGCAGGCAAAGCGAATTCCGTATGTTTACGGTATCACCGAAGAAACCCGTGCGCTTGCAGGCGGCGCGGGCAGCGCGCGCGGCACCGGCGGCATGGCGACCAAGGTGGCGGCGGCGAGCATTGCCAACAAAGCCGGCATTCCGTGCGTGGTGATGTCCGGTGCAAACCCGCGCGATCTTTACGATTTATTTGACGGCACCATTTTAGGTACAACCTTTTTGCCGAAAGGCATAAAAGAATAA
- a CDS encoding DUF378 domain-containing protein encodes MFDKIALLLTVIGGINWGLVGLFRFDLVAWIFGGAATWPARILYILIGLAALWCISLLFKRITTDDGVHSA; translated from the coding sequence ATGTTTGATAAAATCGCACTGCTGCTAACCGTGATTGGCGGCATTAACTGGGGGCTGGTGGGCTTGTTCCGGTTTGACCTTGTGGCGTGGATCTTCGGCGGCGCCGCCACGTGGCCGGCACGGATTCTTTACATCCTCATTGGCCTTGCGGCGCTGTGGTGTATTTCGCTTCTCTTTAAGCGCATTACCACGGATGACGGTGTTCACAGTGCCTGA
- the rpsO gene encoding 30S ribosomal protein S15, with protein MTKAEKTEIIKQYATHEGDTGSPEVQIAVLTKRINDLTDHLRTHQKDHHSRRGLLKMVGTRRSLLKYLTKVDIERYRSIIAKLNIRK; from the coding sequence ATGACAAAAGCTGAAAAAACCGAAATTATCAAGCAGTATGCAACCCATGAGGGCGACACAGGTTCTCCCGAGGTGCAGATTGCAGTTCTGACCAAGCGCATTAACGACCTGACCGATCATCTGCGCACCCATCAGAAGGATCATCACAGCCGCCGCGGCTTGCTGAAAATGGTTGGCACCCGCCGCAGCCTGCTCAAGTACCTGACCAAGGTTGACATTGAGCGGTACCGTTCCATTATTGCAAAACTGAACATCCGTAAGTAA
- the ribF gene encoding riboflavin biosynthesis protein RibF, with the protein MKIFYDLQPSAVETAVALGTFDGLHLGHRAVIFQTLGEAGLTPTVLTFSANPLCDLGGSTGGELMTEAQKVRVLESLGVEQLYLLRFSSLMNLSPEQFVDEVLVRALHAKKVCCGFNYTFGAGGRADSETLRHLCTGRGLRAAVAPAVLSGGETVSSTRIRALVEKGEVAAAARLLGRPYGYLSAVRHGRQLGRRLGTPTLNQEIPKSFVLPPFGVYVSRVHLQGSTYCGVTNVGMRPTVDGHRLTAETWMPGYTGPEVYGETVQTDLLQFLRPEQKFADVETLGRQIRADGKQAEAFFARRGQ; encoded by the coding sequence ATGAAAATCTTTTATGACCTGCAGCCCAGCGCGGTAGAAACAGCGGTCGCGCTCGGCACCTTTGACGGGCTGCACCTTGGGCACCGCGCTGTGATTTTCCAGACACTGGGGGAAGCGGGGCTGACGCCGACGGTGCTGACCTTTTCCGCCAATCCGCTCTGTGACCTCGGCGGCAGCACGGGCGGTGAACTGATGACAGAGGCGCAGAAAGTGCGGGTACTGGAGTCGCTTGGCGTGGAGCAGCTGTATCTGCTGCGCTTTTCTTCCTTAATGAATTTGTCACCCGAACAGTTTGTGGACGAGGTTCTGGTGCGCGCCCTGCACGCGAAAAAAGTCTGCTGCGGATTCAACTATACGTTTGGCGCGGGCGGCAGGGCAGACAGCGAAACCTTGCGGCATCTCTGCACCGGGCGCGGGCTGCGGGCGGCGGTGGCACCGGCGGTGCTGTCCGGTGGTGAGACGGTCAGCAGCACCCGTATCCGCGCACTGGTTGAAAAGGGAGAGGTCGCCGCGGCGGCGCGGCTGCTGGGCAGGCCGTACGGATACCTTTCTGCTGTGCGGCACGGCAGGCAGTTGGGGCGCCGGCTGGGTACACCAACACTGAATCAGGAAATCCCCAAATCGTTTGTGCTGCCGCCTTTCGGTGTCTATGTGAGCCGGGTTCATCTGCAAGGCAGCACTTACTGCGGTGTCACCAATGTCGGAATGCGCCCCACGGTGGATGGGCATCGCCTCACAGCGGAAACTTGGATGCCCGGATATACCGGCCCGGAGGTTTACGGCGAAACCGTGCAGACCGACTTGCTGCAGTTTTTGCGGCCAGAGCAAAAGTTTGCCGATGTGGAAACACTGGGCAGGCAGATTCGGGCGGATGGCAAGCAGGCAGAGGCGTTTTTTGCTCGCCGCGGGCAGTAA
- the truB gene encoding tRNA pseudouridine(55) synthase TruB, giving the protein MTGVLILDKPEGYTSFDAVAVLRRLTGERKIGHTGTLDPMATGVLPMLLGRATRALPFLAERHKTYEAAFAFGAQTDTLDRTGTVQVQDDVPISREKLEQILPCFTGSIMQIPPMFSALRQNGERLYDLARQGKTVERQPRAVTVDKLEILAYDEESRTGRLRMTCSGGTYVRTLCDDLGRALGSHGIMTALRRTSASGFSIQDAVTVEAAKQMGQAALLQRVLPVETLFLDLPEVCVTLPQAKRFCNGGVLSLERLHGLVQAAGNCRVKDPAGNFLGLGAPDEAKGELAVARLFAQEDGTL; this is encoded by the coding sequence ATGACCGGGGTACTCATTTTGGATAAGCCGGAAGGCTACACTTCGTTTGATGCAGTGGCGGTTCTGCGCCGGCTGACCGGCGAACGGAAAATCGGGCACACCGGCACGCTGGACCCTATGGCGACCGGCGTGCTGCCCATGCTGCTGGGGCGCGCAACGCGCGCCCTTCCGTTTTTGGCGGAGCGGCACAAAACCTACGAGGCGGCATTTGCGTTCGGTGCGCAGACAGACACACTGGACCGTACCGGCACCGTGCAGGTGCAGGACGATGTCCCTATTTCCCGGGAAAAACTGGAGCAGATTCTGCCGTGCTTTACCGGAAGCATCATGCAGATTCCGCCTATGTTCAGCGCACTGCGGCAAAACGGCGAGCGGCTGTATGACCTTGCCCGGCAGGGAAAAACAGTGGAGCGCCAGCCGCGTGCGGTCACTGTGGACAAGCTGGAAATTCTGGCGTACGACGAGGAATCCCGCACCGGGCGGCTGCGCATGACCTGTTCCGGCGGTACTTATGTGCGCACGCTGTGTGACGATTTGGGTCGTGCGCTTGGGTCGCATGGGATTATGACTGCCCTGCGCCGCACCTCCGCCTCCGGATTTTCCATTCAGGATGCGGTCACAGTGGAGGCAGCAAAGCAGATGGGGCAGGCGGCGCTGCTGCAGCGGGTGCTGCCGGTAGAAACGCTGTTTCTGGATTTACCGGAAGTGTGCGTCACCCTGCCGCAGGCAAAGCGTTTTTGCAACGGCGGTGTACTTTCTTTAGAGCGCCTGCACGGTTTGGTGCAGGCTGCCGGGAACTGCCGGGTGAAGGACCCTGCCGGAAATTTTCTTGGACTGGGTGCGCCGGATGAAGCCAAAGGGGAGCTTGCGGTGGCGCGCCTTTTTGCACAGGAGGACGGAACGTTATGA
- a CDS encoding DHH family phosphoesterase → MEVSLSEAAAWLLQQQDIVILCHQSPDGDTLGSGSALCRALRSLGKRAQVLCGDPIGRRFQFLFDGLEEQQFVPKAVVSVDIADEQLLGGLREVYGGKIELCIDHHPSNTHYAQRYFVNPKASATCEIIYELLPLLGVQPDIATATDLYTGIATDTGCFQYINVTPHTFRVAAQLLELGVPAPQINHAMFATKSRARLQLEREALNTIEYFHHNEIAVVTLTRKMVQESGAEDADTDGIASIPRSIEGVHIGVTIKEKADDLVKVSLRAPQPYNASEICAKFGGGGHPGAAGCAISCGVEEAKKQLVAVISTYLESL, encoded by the coding sequence ATGGAAGTCAGTCTGAGTGAAGCTGCCGCTTGGCTTCTGCAGCAGCAGGATATTGTAATTCTCTGCCACCAGTCGCCGGACGGCGATACGCTCGGCAGCGGCAGCGCGCTGTGCCGCGCTCTGCGCAGCTTGGGCAAGCGCGCGCAGGTGCTGTGTGGCGACCCTATCGGCAGACGCTTTCAGTTCCTCTTTGACGGGCTGGAAGAGCAGCAGTTTGTGCCCAAAGCGGTGGTTTCCGTTGATATTGCAGATGAGCAGCTGCTCGGCGGTCTGCGGGAAGTGTACGGCGGAAAAATTGAATTGTGCATTGACCATCATCCCAGCAATACGCACTATGCGCAGCGGTACTTTGTAAATCCTAAAGCCAGCGCCACCTGCGAGATCATCTATGAACTGCTCCCGCTGCTGGGGGTTCAGCCGGACATTGCCACGGCAACGGATTTGTATACCGGCATCGCAACGGATACCGGCTGCTTTCAGTATATTAACGTAACGCCGCACACATTTCGTGTGGCAGCGCAGCTGCTGGAGCTTGGCGTACCCGCGCCGCAGATTAATCACGCGATGTTTGCAACCAAAAGCCGCGCCCGCCTGCAGCTGGAGCGCGAGGCGCTGAATACTATAGAATACTTCCACCATAATGAAATTGCGGTGGTTACCTTGACACGCAAAATGGTCCAGGAATCCGGTGCGGAAGATGCGGATACCGATGGCATAGCCTCCATTCCACGTTCGATTGAGGGTGTGCATATCGGCGTTACAATTAAAGAAAAAGCGGACGATTTGGTCAAAGTTTCTCTGCGCGCGCCGCAACCATACAATGCTTCGGAAATCTGTGCAAAGTTCGGCGGCGGCGGTCATCCCGGCGCAGCCGGATGCGCCATTTCCTGCGGTGTGGAGGAAGCGAAAAAACAGCTGGTGGCGGTCATCAGCACGTATTTGGAGAGTTTATGA
- the rbfA gene encoding 30S ribosome-binding factor RbfA translates to MPSHKLGRTTEDIRRELSAIFRELKDPRVNHTLLSIVRVEVSRDLSFCTVYVSDMEGLPRAQKAVEGLKSAAGFIRHELGQRLSLRHVPALTFKATDSIEYSANISRILDDLKEEDHGSQSE, encoded by the coding sequence ATGCCGAGTCATAAATTGGGCCGTACCACAGAAGATATCCGCCGGGAACTGTCCGCGATTTTCCGGGAACTGAAGGATCCGCGCGTAAATCATACGCTGCTGAGCATTGTACGGGTAGAGGTCAGCCGTGATCTTTCTTTCTGTACCGTTTATGTCAGCGATATGGAGGGCCTGCCGCGCGCGCAAAAAGCGGTGGAGGGGTTAAAATCAGCCGCCGGGTTTATCCGCCACGAGCTGGGTCAGCGCCTTTCTCTGCGCCATGTGCCCGCGCTGACGTTTAAAGCAACGGATTCCATTGAGTACAGCGCAAACATTTCGCGGATTCTGGACGATTTGAAGGAGGAGGACCATGGAAGTCAGTCTGAGTGA